A single window of Sparus aurata chromosome 12, fSpaAur1.1, whole genome shotgun sequence DNA harbors:
- the derl2 gene encoding derlin-2: MAYQTLQQEYLQIPVVTRAYTTACVLTTAAVQLEIITPFQLYFNPDLILRNYQVWRLITNFLFFGPVGFNFLFNMIFLYRYCRMLEEGSFRGRTADFVFMFLFGGLLMTIFGTFVSLVFLGQAFTIMLVYVWSRRNPNVRMNFFGLLNFQAPFLPWVLMGFSLLLGNSIIVDLLGIAVGHVYFFLEDVFPNQPGGGRWLRTPSIIKMLFDTPEEDANYNPLPEERPGGFAWGEGQRLGG, from the exons ATGGCTTACCAGACACTACAACAGGAGTACTTACAGATTCCCGTTGTTACCAGGGCATATACAACTGCTTGTGTCCTTACAACTGCTGCAGTG CAACTCGAGATCATCACACCATTTCAATTATACTTCAATCCGGATCTGATTCTAAGGAATTACCAG gtatGGCGGCTAATAACCAACTTCCTGTTTTTTGGTCCAGTTGGCTTCAATTTCCTGTTCAATATGATTTTTCT GTACAGATACTGTCGTATGCTAGAGGAGGGCTCTTTCAGGGGACGCACGGCTGACTTTGTCTTCATGTTCCTCTTTGGTGGCCTTCTGATGACT ATATTTGGCACTTTTGTGAGTCTGGTGTTCCTGGGCCAAGCTTTCACTATCATGTTGGTGTACGTGTGGAGTCGGAGAAACCCAAACGTGCGTATGAATTTCTTTGGCTTGCTGAACTTCCAGGCACCCTTTTTGCCCTGGGTGCTGATGGGATTCTCACTTCTCCTGGGGAACTCAATCATCGTGGATCTTTTAG GTATCGCTGTTGGTCATGTCTACTTCTTTCTGGAGGATGTTTTCCCCAACCAGCCAGGTGGTGGAAGGTGGCTGAGGACCCCATCTATCAT AAAGATGCTGTTTGACACTCCAGAGGAGGATGCCAACTACAACCCCCTGCCTGAGGAGCGCCCAGGAGGCTTTGCATGGGGAGAGGGACAGCGCCTTGGAGGATAA